The Natronosporangium hydrolyticum nucleotide sequence AGCGCCTGCAGATACTGGTAGGCCAAGACCTTGGAGTCGGGGTTGGCGACATGGATCGCGTCGAAGACCGTGCGGATCGCCTTCGCCTGCCCCTCCGCCTGCAGAATCCGGGCCTGCCGGTCACCGTCGGCGCGCAGCACCGCCGCCTGCTTCTCACCCTCGGCGGTCAGCACCTGCGACTGCTTGACCCCCTCGGCGTTCAGGATCGCCGCCCGGCGGTCCCGCTCGGCACGCATCTGCTTCTCCATCGCGTCCCGGATACTCGGCGGCGGCTCGATCGCCTTGATCTCCACCCGGGTCACCTTGACCCCCCACTTGCCGGTGGTCTCGTCCAGCTCCGCCTGCAAGTGCCGGTTGATCGTCTCCCGGCTGGTCAGCGTCTTCTCCAGGTCCATCGACCCGATCACGTTCCGCAGCGTGGTGACGGTCAACTGCTCGATGCCCTGCAGGAAGCTCGCGATCTCGTAGGTGGCGTCCTTCGGGTTGATCACCCGGAAGTAGAGCACCGTGTCGATCGAGACGACCAGGTTGTCCGAGGTGATCACCGGTTGCGGGGGTGAACTCCAGACCTGCTCCCGCATGTCCACTTTAGTGCGGATCCGGTCCACGTACGGCATGATCACGTTCAGGCCGGGGCCGAGCGTCCGGCGGTACCGGCCGAACCGTTCCACCACATCCATCCGCTGCTGCGGAACGATCCGCACCGCCTTCCCCAGCGTCACCGCCGCCAGCAGCGCGAGCGCCGCCACCACTATAAGTACAACTGCCTCCATCAGAGGGTCCCCTCCCGGTCGTCTTCGACCACATCACCAAACTCGTCCCGCCACACCAGCGCAGTAGTGCCCTTGACCTCGATCACCCGGACCCGCTCCCCCGGTTCGAGGATCTGGGTGGCGTCGTACACCCGGGCGTTCCACAACTCGCCCTCGATCCGCACCAACCCGCTCTCCTGGGTGACCTGTTCCAGCACGCTGCCCGGCGCCCCCTCCAACGCCTTCATGCCGATGGTCTCGTCCGCCCCGGCGATCGCCGGCATCGCATGCTTGCGGATGATCGGACGCAGCACGAACAGAGACAACGCCGAAACCGCCGCGAAGGTGACGACCTGCCCCACCACGCCCAGGCCCAGCGCCGCCGCGATCGCCGCCGCCCCTGCCCCCGCGGCGAGCATGAGCAGCACGAGCGTGGCCGTAAAGACTTCAGCGATCGCGAGCACGACCGCGAGCACAATCCACAACAGCACTGCCACTACTCGATCCTGACACGACCGGGCATTCCGCGCGAGCCGACGAATCGGACGTTACGCCCGGTAAGGTCGGGAACTCGGCGAAGATCGCCTGACAGGAGATGGTTTCGTGTCCGAATCCGCTGACCAGCTGCTCGATGAGACCGTCCGGGTGATCCGCCGGCTGGTCGCACAGGCACAGTCCGACGGCCGGGTGCCGACGCTCGCCGTCGGCGTGGCCCGCGGCGGCTCGCTGATCCATCTCCGCCGAGTCGGCGCCCAGCCGATCGAGGCCGACACCCAGTTCCGGATCGGGTCGATCACCAAGACGATGACCGCGACACTGGTGCTGCAGCTCCACGAGCAGGGTCAGGTGGCACTGGACGATCCACTCACCCGGTACGTGCCGGAGCTCCCGGTCGGCGCAGTGACGATCCGGCAACTGCTGGGACACGCCGCCGGCCTGCAGCGCGAGCCGGACGGCCGGTGGTGGGAGCGCGCCAGCGGGCAGGACCTGTCGACGCTGCTGGCGACGGTCGGCCCGGCGCAGCTCACCCGGCCGCCGTACCACGGCCACCACTACTCCAACCTCGCCTACGGGCTGCTCGGGGCGGTCCTCGAACGGGTCAGCGGGCAAACCTGGTGGTCCCTGGCCGAGCAACGGTTGCTCGGCCCGCTCGGGCTCCACCGCACCAGCTACTCCCCGCAGGAGCCGTTCGCCCGCGGCTATGTGGTCCATCCATGGCACGGCACGCTCCGGGAGGAGCCACGGTACGACAGCGGGGCGATGGCACCGGCCGGACAGCTCTGGTCGACCCTGTCCGACCTCGCCCGATGGGCCGATTTCCTAGCCCGGCCGGACCCGGCGGTGCTAGCCGCGGCGAGCCTCGACCAGATGTGTGTCCCGGTGGCGATCCGCGACCCGCACGCCTGGACCGCAGGGCACGGGCTCGGTCTGGCGCTGTGGCGGCATCGGGAACGCGTCTACGTCGGCCACGCCGGATCAATGCCCGGCTACCTGGCGGTGGTGGTGGTCGATCGGCCGACCGGGACGGCGGTGGTGGCCGCCGCCGACGCCTACACGGTGACCGGCGGCGGGCTCAGCGAGCTGGCGATCGGCACGCTGACCACGGTGCTCGACCGGGAACCGCCGGCACCGCCGCCGTGGCGCCCCGCGGCGCACGCGCCGCCGCCGGAGATCGCCGAACTCTGCGGCGGCTGGTGGTGGATGGGCCGGGAGTTCACCTTGAGCTGGCACGGCGACGCCGACGAACTGGTGATGTCGTCGGTGACCGTGCCGGGCGGCGCCACCCGGTTCCGACCTGACAGCGACGGGGCCGGCTTCGACCGGTGGCGCGGCGTCGCGGGCCCGGACGACGGCGAGATCCTGCGGGTCCTGCGGGACCCGGACCACGGCGGGGTGGTGGGTCTGGAGGTCGCCACCCTGCGCTTCCACCGCGCCCCGACCGACCATGGTTGACCCACCTCGGCGGCCGAGCACGTAGGCTTATCGGATGACGCCGGCAACCAGCGAAACGGCCCACGCCACCCGGCGCTCGGCGCGGTTCGTCGCCTGGGTGAGGGCGTGGCGGGCGGGCTTCATCCCGTACGACGATGTCGTCGACGAGATCGAGGCGACCGAGGATCACCTGCTCGCCGACGCCACCGCCGAGGGGGACGAGCGACCGTTGCGGGAGGCGCTGGCGACCTTCTCGTCCCTGCACCCCGACCAGATCCAGCTCGTGCTGCCGGCACCCGGCGACCCGCGCGGGTTGCCGGGCCCGCAGACGGCCTTCACCGGGGAGGCGTTGACCACCGGGGAGGGGGTGCTCGCTGGCGAGGTCGGCCTGGTGCCGGCCGAGCGACACCACACCTCCGGCTCCGGGGTCAGCTTCCGCAACGTGGTGTGGCGCGCCTTCCCGCTGCCGGCGGATGTGGTCGCGGCGCCGCACAGCGCCACCGCGGCCGAGGCCGAGGCCGAGCTCACCGGCGCGTTGGTCGAGGCCACCACCGCACTCACCGATCTGGACATCGCCCAGTGGCGGCCCGAGCTCGCTGGTGCGCTGGCGAATCTGCGCCGCCACGACAGCGAGGGCGAGCTGCCGCCGGTCTTCGAGCCGCGGGCTCGACGGCTCTACGCCCGCGCCAGCCTGCTGGACCGGGTGCTCGCGCTGGCTGGCGACACCGCGCCGGGCGGCGCGGTCAACGCGCTGGAGGCGCAGCAGCGCGACGCCGCGCTGCGACCGCTGGCGGCCGCCTGCCGGCGCGCCCTGGTCGCCGCCTGCAACGCCCCCCTCTCGTAATCGTCGGGGCGACGGCCGGGCCTGCGACCGTCCAGCACCCTCAGCCTCACCCGGGCTGGCAGGAGCTGCCCGAGCCCACCTCGAAAAGAATCAGCGCCACCGGCGCGAGGAAGCAGAGCACTAGCGGCGCTCGACACCGCCCGTTCGCGAAGCCGCGAAGCATCTCCGTCCACAGTACTGTCCTCGACAGGAGCCGGGCGGTTGCGCCGTGGCCGACGGGTCGATCATGAAACAATCGATGGTTGCTCTTCCAGGCTAGAGTGTTCTTGATTCGTCACCCTAGATGTGTCGAGGAGTGGTATTGGGGAGCAACTGGCACCGACGGGCAGCCGCCGACCGAGGACGAGGCAAGGAAACGACATGATCCATGGTGCTGCGGCCACCGGCCCGCCGCAACCGCCCCGGCCCGAATTGCCCCGGCCAGCGGAGTGGCCGGAGCGCCCGGGCCGGTCAATGGTTGGTGACCTCGTGTTCCTTGGGGTGCTCACAGTCTTCCTCGCCGCTATGGCCGCGGGGATGCTGGCCACCGGCGCCACCCAGGTCGCGGCGGTATTCCTCGGTATGACCACGCTGGTCGTTCTCGTCACGGCCGGCGTCGTTCCCCTGCACCGGGTCAGCCGGCGCGCGGTCGGTGCCATCGATGCCGGCACCGCCGCGCTCGGCGAGGCCGGGGTGCGGTTACGCTACTCGGCCTGGTGGTACACGTGGGTGCTGGTGCTGATCGCGAGCCTCGGCGCGGGGCCCGGTGCGCTGGCTCTGTACCTGTTCGTGGGTGGTGGCGAGTATCAGTCTCCACAGGTGGTCATGGCCCTGATCGGAGTTGTATCACTGCCATTCGCCCTCTGGTTCGGCTTCGAGGTGCTGCGCGGCGGGGTGACCCGCGGAGAGGTCCTGCTGACGCCGAGGGGTATCCACCACCGCGGAATGATCCACAAGGAGTTCGTCGCCTGGGAGGATGTGTTCGGGGTCGCGGCGGTCAGCCGCCGTGGCTTGCCGGTGATCCTCGTGATGGTGGCCCCCGGGCGGCTGCAGTGGGAGGCCACCAGCTCTTTGTCCATCGGACGCAAGCCCGGCGGACCGACCGACCTGACCCCTGTGGTGGAGCTGTCCATCTATCTCTTCCCGGTCGACCCGGTGCTGGCCTACCATGCGCTGGAGTACTACCGGACCCGCCGCGAGGCGCGGGCGGAGCTCGCCACCAACGCCGGCCCGCAGCGCATTCGCAGCGGCGCGCTGCTTAGCCGCTAGTCCGGTTCACCCGGTCAGACCTCCTCGATGAGATCGACGACCGACTCCACCACCCGGCTGGGCCGGTACGGGAAGCGGTCGACATCGGCGCGGTTGCTGATCCCGGTCAACACCAGGATGGTGTCCAGACCGGCCTCCAGCCCGCAGAGCACATCGGTGTCCATCCGGTCGCCGATCATCGCGGTGGTCTCCGAGTGCGCCTCGATCCGGTTCAGCGCCGAGCGCATCATCATCGGATTGGGCTTGCCGATGAAGTAGGGCTCCACCCCGGTCGCCTTCGAGATCATCGCCGCCACCGCTCCGGTCGCCGGCAACGCCCCTTCGCTGGACGGGCCCGTGGCGTCCGGGTTGGTGCAGATGAACCGCGCCCCATTGTTGATCAGACGAACCGCCCGGGTGATCGCCTCGAAACTGTAGGTACGGGTCTCCCCCACCACCACATAATCCGGATCGTGATCGGTGAGCACATAGCCCGACTCGTGCAGCGCGGTCGTCAAGCCGGCCTCACCCAACACGTACGCGGTGCCGTTGGGTCGCTGGTCGTAGAGGAACTGCGCCGTCGCCAGCGCCGAGGTCCAGATCGACTCCTCCGGAACGTGGAAGCCGACCCGGCTCAACCGGGCGACCAGATCCCGCGGAGTGTAGATCGAGTTGTTCGTGAGCACTAGGAACGGCTTACCGGACTCGCGCAGCCGGCCGACGAACTCGGGCGCCCCGGGGATCGGCTGACCCTCGTGGACCAGCACCCCGTCCATGTCGGTCAGCCAGGCCGCGACCGGTTTGCGGTCACCGGCCATCGCCGGCTCCGCCGCTCAGCCGCGGGGCGCGGACCGGCTCTGACAGCAGTGGCTGAGACAGGTATCCCACACCGGCAGCGTACCCATCCGACGGGCCGGATGGTCACCCTCCGGCACCATCCGTTCCTGTACGAGTTCGCGGATCATCGCGACGAACCGGGGGTCGGTGCCCGGGGTGGCGGCCCGCGCGTACTCCAGCCCCAGCTGCTTGGCGGTGTCGGCGGCCTCGGTGTCGAGGTCCCACATCACCTCCAGGTGGTCGGAGATGAAGCCGATCGGGCTGACCGCCACCGCGCCGACCCCCTGCTCGGCGAGGGTGCCCAGGTGGTCGTTGATGTCCGGCTCCAGCCATGGCACCTGCGGCGGGCCGGAGCGGCTCTGCCACACCAGGTCATACGGCAGATCGGGGGCGGCGGCCGCGGCCACCAACGCCGCCGTCTCGGCCAACTGGGCTTCGTAGCGCCCGCCCTCGGGACCGGCGCACTCGGCCATCTCCACCGGGATCGAATGGGCTGTGAAGACCAGCCGGGTCGCCTCCCGCGGGGCTGGCGCGAGGCTGGCCAACGCCTGCCGGACCCCGTCGGCGAACGGCTCGACCAGGCCCGGATGGTCGTGGTAGTGCCGCAGCTTGTGCACCACCGGGGCGCGCGGACCCACCGCCGCCCGGGCCGCCGCGATGTCTTCCAGATATTGCCGGCAGGACGAGTACGACCCGTACGGGCTGGTCACGAACGCGACCGCCGACTCGACCCCGTCGTCGCGGGCCTGGGCGAGCGTATCCGCGAGCATAGGATGCCAGTTGCGGTTGCCCCAATACACCGGGGTGTCGAGCTGGTGCCGATCGAACTCTGCCCGCATCGCGGCGAGCAGCGCCCGGCACTGATCGTTGATCGGCGACACCCCGCCGAAGTGCTGGTAATGCTCGGCAACCTCGGCGAGCCGCTCCGGCGGCACCCGGCGGCCCCGAGTCACATTCTGCAGAAACGGCAGCACGTCCTCGGGCCGCTCCGGCCCGCCGAACGACAGCAGCAAGACAGCGTCGTAGCCCACACGAGCTATGGTGCCAGATTCTGCTGCTCAGCCGCCCACCGCGTGGTAGCCCCCGTCGACGTGAATGATCTCACCGGTGGTCGCCGGGAACCAGTCGGAGAGCAGCGCCAGGATCGCCCGGCCGGCCGGCTCCGGGTCGGCCAGCTCCCAACCCAGCGGCGCCCGCTGCACCCAGCTCTCCTCGAACTGCTGGAAGCCGGGGATCGACTTGGCCGCCATCGTCCGCAGCGGGCCGGCCGCCACCAGGTTGCTGCGGATGCCCTTGGGGCCCAGGTAGCGGGCGAGGTAGCGGGAGGTCGACTCCAACCCGGCCTTGGCCACGCCCATCCAGTCGTAGACCGGCCAGGCCTGGCTGGCGTCGAAGGTGAGCCCGACCAGGCCGGCGCCGGGGCGCAGCATCGGCAGCGCCGCCATCGCCAACGACCGGTACGAGTACGCGGAGACGTGGACCGCGGTGGCCACGTCCTCCCACGGCGCTTCGAGGAAGTTGCCCCCGAGCGTGCTGGGCGGGCCGTAGGCGATCGAGTGCACCACACCGTCCAGCTCACTCAGGTGCGGCTGCAGCCGCTCGACCAGGCTGTCGAGGTGCTCCGGGTCGGTGACGTCCAGCTCCACCACCGGCGCCGGCTGCGGCAGTCGCTTGGCGATCCGCTCCACCAGCGACATCCGCCCATAGCCGGTGAGCACGATCTGTGCCCCATGCTCCTGGGCGAGCCGGGCGGTCGCGAACGCGATCGACTGCTCAGTGAGCACACCGGTAATCAGTAGCCGCTTACCGGCCAACAGTGCAGACACGTGGGGTCCCTCCTGGAGTCAGCGAATCGCCTGCGATCTTCTCACCCGACGATCAGTGCCCCATCCCCAGACCACCGTCGACCGGGATCACCGCGCCGGTTATGTAGCCGGCCGCGTCGCTGGCGAGCCAGGTGACCACGCCCGCGACCTCGGCCGGGGCGGCGAACCGCCCGGCCGGGGTGGCCTTCTTGTACTCTTCCTGCCGCTCTGGCGGCAGCGCGGCGGTCATTTCGGTGTCGATGAACCCGGGCGCCACCACGTTCGCGGTGATGTTGCGGCTGCCGAGCTCCCGGGTGATGGAACGGGCCATACCCACCAACCCGGCCTTACTAGCGGCATAATTGACCTGGCCGGGGCTGCCGTAGAGGCCGACCACGGACGAAATGAAGACCATCCGACCCCAGCGGCCGCGGACCATCCGGGTGGCGGCGCGTTTGGCGCACCGCCAGGCGCCGGTGAGGTTGGTGTCGACCACCCGGGTGAACTGGTCTTCGCTCATCCGCATCAGCAGCGTGTCGTCGGTGACGCCGGCGTTGGCGATGAGCACCTCCACCGGGCCGAGCTCACCCTCCACGGTCTTGAAGGCGGCGTCGACCGCGGCCGGGTCGGTCACGTCGCAGGTCACCCCGAAGGTGCCCGCGGGGGCTTCGGACCCGCGGTGGGTCACCGCCACCTGGTCACCCTGTGCGACGAACGCCTCCGCGATCGCCAGGCCGATCCCCCGGTTGCCCCCGGTGACGAGCACGGTGCGCGCCATCACGCCTCCTTAGCGCCGGTCGTTGTCGGGTGGGCCGGTGTCGTAGCCCACCGCCCTTGCCCGGATCCTACGGGGCACCGGGTTACCGGCCGCGCCCTCGGGTCCGAAAATGATCACGAAAGGGCGCCTGTTATACCCCCGGTACGGGTACTCGAAGTCGGCCACATGTCGCATTCCGGACTGGTGACCCTCCGGTGGCAGCGACCGGATCCGACGGAGAGCAGCGCGGCGGCTACGGCAGCCGGGGCGTCCACAACAGGCTGAGCCCACCAGCGGCGAGCGCCAGCAGCAGCGCCCCGGCCAGATACCACTGGGTGATCTCCTGCGGTACGGTCCGGTGGCCGATCGAGCTGCCCATGTCCTCGTAGACCGCCGCCAGCTCGGCCGCGCTCGCCGCCTCGTAGAATTCACCGCCGGTGGCTTCAGCGAGGAAGGCCATCTCCTCCCGGTCCACCGGCACCCGGTAGAGCTGGCCACCGATGTCCACCACCCCGTCGTCGGTACCGAAGGCGACGGTGGAGACCGGCACGTTCGCCTCGGAGGCCGCGGCGGCCGCCTCCTCCACCGTCCGGCCGTAGGTG carries:
- a CDS encoding SPFH domain-containing protein encodes the protein MEAVVLIVVAALALLAAVTLGKAVRIVPQQRMDVVERFGRYRRTLGPGLNVIMPYVDRIRTKVDMREQVWSSPPQPVITSDNLVVSIDTVLYFRVINPKDATYEIASFLQGIEQLTVTTLRNVIGSMDLEKTLTSRETINRHLQAELDETTGKWGVKVTRVEIKAIEPPPSIRDAMEKQMRAERDRRAAILNAEGVKQSQVLTAEGEKQAAVLRADGDRQARILQAEGQAKAIRTVFDAIHVANPDSKVLAYQYLQALPQIAQGSANKVWVVPAEMTRALEGIGGALGNLGQLAGGGPIEAEQDEAVAAVAEEARIAAEEAAKVAEDVREDVRQAEENVGGGGARGKELPANAQPASAELAGEQRQSEQA
- a CDS encoding NfeD family protein yields the protein MAVLLWIVLAVVLAIAEVFTATLVLLMLAAGAGAAAIAAALGLGVVGQVVTFAAVSALSLFVLRPIIRKHAMPAIAGADETIGMKALEGAPGSVLEQVTQESGLVRIEGELWNARVYDATQILEPGERVRVIEVKGTTALVWRDEFGDVVEDDREGTL
- a CDS encoding serine hydrolase domain-containing protein, producing MSESADQLLDETVRVIRRLVAQAQSDGRVPTLAVGVARGGSLIHLRRVGAQPIEADTQFRIGSITKTMTATLVLQLHEQGQVALDDPLTRYVPELPVGAVTIRQLLGHAAGLQREPDGRWWERASGQDLSTLLATVGPAQLTRPPYHGHHYSNLAYGLLGAVLERVSGQTWWSLAEQRLLGPLGLHRTSYSPQEPFARGYVVHPWHGTLREEPRYDSGAMAPAGQLWSTLSDLARWADFLARPDPAVLAAASLDQMCVPVAIRDPHAWTAGHGLGLALWRHRERVYVGHAGSMPGYLAVVVVDRPTGTAVVAAADAYTVTGGGLSELAIGTLTTVLDREPPAPPPWRPAAHAPPPEIAELCGGWWWMGREFTLSWHGDADELVMSSVTVPGGATRFRPDSDGAGFDRWRGVAGPDDGEILRVLRDPDHGGVVGLEVATLRFHRAPTDHG
- a CDS encoding HAD-IIA family hydrolase, which codes for MAGDRKPVAAWLTDMDGVLVHEGQPIPGAPEFVGRLRESGKPFLVLTNNSIYTPRDLVARLSRVGFHVPEESIWTSALATAQFLYDQRPNGTAYVLGEAGLTTALHESGYVLTDHDPDYVVVGETRTYSFEAITRAVRLINNGARFICTNPDATGPSSEGALPATGAVAAMISKATGVEPYFIGKPNPMMMRSALNRIEAHSETTAMIGDRMDTDVLCGLEAGLDTILVLTGISNRADVDRFPYRPSRVVESVVDLIEEV
- a CDS encoding ferrochelatase — protein: MGYDAVLLLSFGGPERPEDVLPFLQNVTRGRRVPPERLAEVAEHYQHFGGVSPINDQCRALLAAMRAEFDRHQLDTPVYWGNRNWHPMLADTLAQARDDGVESAVAFVTSPYGSYSSCRQYLEDIAAARAAVGPRAPVVHKLRHYHDHPGLVEPFADGVRQALASLAPAPREATRLVFTAHSIPVEMAECAGPEGGRYEAQLAETAALVAAAAAPDLPYDLVWQSRSGPPQVPWLEPDINDHLGTLAEQGVGAVAVSPIGFISDHLEVMWDLDTEAADTAKQLGLEYARAATPGTDPRFVAMIRELVQERMVPEGDHPARRMGTLPVWDTCLSHCCQSRSAPRG
- the fabI gene encoding enoyl-ACP reductase FabI, yielding MSALLAGKRLLITGVLTEQSIAFATARLAQEHGAQIVLTGYGRMSLVERIAKRLPQPAPVVELDVTDPEHLDSLVERLQPHLSELDGVVHSIAYGPPSTLGGNFLEAPWEDVATAVHVSAYSYRSLAMAALPMLRPGAGLVGLTFDASQAWPVYDWMGVAKAGLESTSRYLARYLGPKGIRSNLVAAGPLRTMAAKSIPGFQQFEESWVQRAPLGWELADPEPAGRAILALLSDWFPATTGEIIHVDGGYHAVGG
- the fabG gene encoding 3-oxoacyl-ACP reductase FabG, whose amino-acid sequence is MARTVLVTGGNRGIGLAIAEAFVAQGDQVAVTHRGSEAPAGTFGVTCDVTDPAAVDAAFKTVEGELGPVEVLIANAGVTDDTLLMRMSEDQFTRVVDTNLTGAWRCAKRAATRMVRGRWGRMVFISSVVGLYGSPGQVNYAASKAGLVGMARSITRELGSRNITANVVAPGFIDTEMTAALPPERQEEYKKATPAGRFAAPAEVAGVVTWLASDAAGYITGAVIPVDGGLGMGH